In the Candidatus Rhodoblastus alkanivorans genome, one interval contains:
- a CDS encoding glycoside hydrolase family 3 N-terminal domain-containing protein has protein sequence MDFDILPFSGSARRKLSRRAFLAGSAALATVARALAAARPLAPDPHIEDLLRRMTLEEKAAQLSIFRSPISSAAINPQGRREPTREDAMEDVRRGLAAGYFNGFDIAFNRELQRIAVEESRLRIPLIFAADVIHGLKTTYPIPLGEAASFDPELCRRTARAAAEEASAFGLHWTFAPAIDVARDERWGRVLEGAGEDSWLGARIAAARVRGFQGDDLRADDSLLACPKHFAGYGGVEGGMEYNTVDIPETELRQVHLPPFKAAFDAGALSTMTAFNDIAGVPCTANRRLLTEILRGEWRFRGLVVSDFQSVRELIDHGYAADEADAVVKALDAGCDVALGDDIYRRHIPALVRKRRLAEAKVNESARRVLRVKKALGLFENPYRSLDPDRRKYVVRRPDMVALAREAARKSIVLLKNKNDLLPLPRTGKSLAFIGPYVPDTAQALGAWALDGEPERAVSLEQGVRAALGPGAPCSFTRGCAPEDAIPGGVEAAVRAVQDADVAVLYLGEPERMSGESASTTSIVIPPCQQDLAEAVAATGKPLVVILKHGRALALSGAVRAADAILCSWFLGSESGNALADLLFGDFSPQGRLPVSFPQASGQEPFYYDHRSTGRPQSDAIAAFKARYTEVSNEPLFAFGHGLTYSTVEYGETLVSAPRPTRNRVVKISAQLLNKGRRAAHETAQLYVHERVAAITQPVRQLKGVQHVELAPGEAKMVEFTLRLPDLAHVHGNLADRADHGAYDVWIAPSAISGRKATFFLA, from the coding sequence CTCACATCGAGGACCTGCTGCGCCGCATGACCCTGGAGGAAAAAGCCGCCCAGCTTTCGATCTTCCGCAGCCCGATATCTTCGGCCGCGATCAATCCGCAAGGCCGGCGCGAGCCGACGCGGGAGGACGCCATGGAAGATGTGCGTCGCGGCCTGGCGGCGGGCTATTTCAACGGCTTCGACATCGCCTTCAATCGCGAGCTGCAAAGGATCGCGGTCGAGGAATCGCGCCTGCGCATCCCCTTGATTTTCGCCGCCGACGTGATCCACGGCCTCAAGACCACTTATCCCATCCCGCTCGGCGAGGCCGCGAGTTTCGATCCCGAGCTTTGCCGGCGCACGGCCCGCGCGGCGGCCGAGGAGGCCAGCGCCTTCGGCCTGCATTGGACCTTTGCGCCGGCGATCGACGTCGCCCGCGACGAGCGCTGGGGCCGGGTGCTGGAGGGCGCGGGCGAAGATTCCTGGCTCGGCGCGCGGATCGCCGCCGCCCGGGTCCGCGGCTTTCAGGGCGACGATCTGCGCGCCGACGATTCCCTGCTCGCCTGTCCCAAACATTTCGCCGGCTATGGCGGCGTCGAGGGCGGGATGGAATATAATACCGTCGATATCCCGGAAACCGAGTTGCGCCAGGTCCATCTCCCGCCCTTCAAGGCGGCCTTCGACGCCGGCGCGCTTTCGACCATGACCGCCTTCAACGACATCGCCGGCGTCCCCTGCACCGCCAACCGCCGCCTGCTGACCGAAATCCTGCGCGGGGAATGGCGCTTTCGCGGGCTGGTCGTGTCCGATTTCCAATCGGTGCGGGAACTGATCGACCACGGCTACGCCGCCGACGAGGCGGACGCCGTGGTCAAGGCGCTCGACGCCGGATGCGACGTCGCGCTGGGCGACGACATCTATCGCCGCCACATCCCTGCCCTGGTGCGCAAGCGCCGCCTCGCCGAGGCGAAAGTGAACGAATCGGCGCGCCGCGTGCTGCGGGTGAAAAAAGCGCTCGGCCTGTTCGAAAACCCTTATCGCTCGCTCGATCCCGACCGCCGGAAATATGTCGTCCGCCGCCCCGACATGGTCGCGCTCGCCCGCGAAGCAGCGCGCAAGTCAATCGTTCTGCTGAAAAACAAGAACGACCTGCTGCCCCTGCCCAGGACGGGCAAGTCGCTCGCCTTCATCGGCCCCTATGTGCCGGACACGGCCCAGGCTCTCGGCGCCTGGGCGCTTGACGGCGAGCCGGAGCGCGCCGTCTCGCTGGAGCAAGGCGTGCGCGCGGCGCTTGGTCCCGGCGCGCCTTGCAGTTTCACCCGTGGATGCGCGCCCGAAGACGCCATTCCCGGCGGCGTCGAGGCCGCGGTGAGGGCGGTGCAGGACGCCGACGTCGCCGTCCTTTACCTCGGCGAGCCGGAGCGCATGTCGGGCGAGTCGGCCTCGACCACCTCCATCGTCATTCCCCCCTGCCAGCAGGATCTCGCCGAGGCGGTCGCGGCGACCGGCAAGCCGCTCGTGGTCATCCTCAAACATGGCAGGGCCTTGGCGCTGTCGGGCGCCGTGCGCGCGGCGGACGCGATCCTGTGCTCGTGGTTCCTGGGCTCGGAATCCGGCAACGCCCTCGCCGACCTGCTGTTCGGCGATTTCTCGCCGCAGGGCCGCCTGCCGGTCAGCTTTCCCCAGGCGTCCGGGCAGGAGCCGTTCTATTACGATCACCGCTCGACCGGCCGGCCCCAGTCCGACGCCATTGCGGCCTTCAAGGCGCGCTACACCGAGGTCTCCAACGAGCCTCTCTTCGCGTTTGGCCACGGCCTGACCTATTCGACCGTCGAATATGGCGAAACCCTTGTCAGCGCGCCGCGCCCGACCCGCAACCGGGTCGTGAAGATTTCGGCGCAACTGCTCAATAAAGGCCGCCGCGCCGCCCATGAAACCGCGCAGCTCTATGTTCACGAGCGCGTCGCCGCCATCACCCAGCCGGTCCGCCAGCTCAAAGGCGTCCAGCATGTCGAACTCGCGCCCGGCGAGGCGAAAATGGTCGAATTCACCCTGCGGTTGCCCGACCTCGCCCATGTCCACGGCAATCTCGCCGACCGGGCCGACCATGGCGCCTATGACGTGTGGATCGCTCCTTCTGCTATAAGCGGAAGGAAAGCCACGTTTTTTCTGGCCTGA